A stretch of the Equus caballus isolate H_3958 breed thoroughbred chromosome X, TB-T2T, whole genome shotgun sequence genome encodes the following:
- the LOC138921778 gene encoding LOW QUALITY PROTEIN: trophinin-like (The sequence of the model RefSeq protein was modified relative to this genomic sequence to represent the inferred CDS: inserted 4 bases in 4 codons; substituted 5 bases at 5 genomic stop codons), with amino-acid sequence MGAPGLVRMRNAHYRVAGPLPPPGSLGLHFPPDVQAETTEEDSVLLMHTLFAATKEPLAMDPPASNQPKKSKTKKAPVKAITKTITAAHPVPSANAITMNKLKITLQVXKLPIIPQINQASATTETAKTQASXTAQPKKANKTEKVTAKAAQSCQSPAGSESVTTQIKSPLQALNLPVIPHTIQAPAASESANSQALIAYTKPKKASKFKKAANKAIATATEMSLVLTITHIATTQGQIANEIANTQSTAASIRTKKASKAXKAIVKGAHTDTELLETPKSAETATRQIEASAITIWPQKFKGEKAINKGLAVERQPQIVDQGAQVKMGICQTNISALETQVXADVQALADDYLAQLSLEPTNRTRVRRNXKSKHLKGDERGGSNXRRILWGWRPPPPRDAAILQERANKLVKYLLVKDETEIPIKCSDMLKDVIQEYDEYFPEIVERASYALEKMFQVNLKEIDKQSSLYILXSTQESSAGVLGTTKDTLKLGLLMVLLSIIFMNGNRSSEAVIWEVLRKLGLRPGVRHSPFGEVRTLITDEFAKQKYLEYKRLPSSRPPEYEFXWGLRSYHETSKTKVLKFACKVQKKDPKDWARAQMRIGEEAVAGPWNXDDMDIDCLTREELGDDAQSWSRFSFEIQAGAQENADASTNVDFSQGDSIRASFTDGASISFSSAPSPSGGFGGRAGINFGGTPSSSASFSSTASISFGGTPSTSTSLSGGASCSSSGTASTSSSFSSEASISFGGIPCTSASFGGGVSSSFSGLLNTSTSFIGGASSGFGGTFSTTAGFSGTLITSTSFGSALSTSAVFSGALSTSTGFGGTLSTSVYFGGYPSSGASFGGTLSASICFGGPPSTGTCFSGATSASFGDGPSTSAGFSFGNRLSTNAGFGGGLSTSLGFGGGLGTSAGFGGGRSTSAGFGNGLSTSAGFGGRLISGDGFGGRLGTNAGFGSTIGPSVGFNGGLSISDGFSGGPNTSFNGGMSTIIGFGSGSNTSTGFTGEPSTSTSFNGGPSSIVGFGSGLSTSAGFSCGPSSGAGFGNGPSNGAGFRGGATSLGACSFSYG; translated from the exons ATGGGGGCGCCCGGGTTGGTGCGCATGCGCAATGCGCACTATCGAGTTGCA ggccctctgcctccccctgGGAGCCTAGGGCTTCACTTCCCTCCAGATGTCCAGGCAGAAACCACAGAAGAGGACAGTGTCTTGCTGATGCATACCCTCTTTGCGGCAACCAAGGAACCCCTGGCCATGGACCCACCAGCTTCCAACCagccaaagaaaagcaaaaccaagaAGGCTCCTGTTAAGGCTATTACTAAGACCATAACTGCTGCCCATCCAGTTCCATCTGCCAATGCAATTACCATGAACAAGCTTAAAATAACTTTGCAGGTTTAAAAACTGCCGATCATCCCCCAGATCAACCAGGCTTCAGCTACCACTGAGACAGCCAAAACTCAGGCTT TCACTGCTCAGCCTAAGAAAGCCAACAAGACAGAAAAAGTTACCGCTAAGGCAGCCCAAAGCTGCCAATCTCCAGCTGGCAGTGAGAGTGTCACTACACAGATCAAGTCACCCTTGCAGGCCCTAAACCTACCAGTCATCCCACATACTATCCAAGCTCCAGCTGCCAGTGAATCAGCAAATTCCCAGGCCTTGATAGCCTATACCAAGCCTAAGAAAGCTTCCAAGTTTAAGAAGGCTGCCAATAAGGCCATAGCTACTGCCACTGAGATGTCGCTGGTTCTAACCATCACCCACATAGCTACTACCCAAGGCCAAATTGCCAATGAGATAGCCAACACCCAGTCCACAGCAGCCTCCATACGAACTAAGAAAGCCTCCAAAGCCTAAAAGGCAATTGTTAAAGGTGCACATACTGACACTGAGCTGCTAGAGACCCCAAAGTCCGCTGAGACAGCTACCAGGCAGATTGAGGCCTCAGCAATAACGATCTGGCCCCAAAAATTCAAGGGCGAGAAGGCTATCAATAAGGGCCTGGCAGTTGAAAGGCAGCCTCAAATTGTTGACCAAGGGGCCCAGGTCAAGATGGGCATCTGTCAGACCAACATAAGTGCCCTTGAGACTCAGG TTGCTGATGTCCAGGCCCTAGCAGATGACTACCTGGCTCAGTTGAGTCTGGAGCCCACAAACAGGACCCGGGTCAGGAGGAACTGAAAG TCCAAACATCTGAAAGGGGATGAGAGAGGTGGCAGTAATTAGAGGAGGATCCTGTGGGGCTGGAGGCCTCCGCCACCCCGAGATGCGGCCATTTTGCAAGAA CGGGCAAATAAGTTGGTGAAATACCTGTTGGTTAAGGACGAGACAGAGATCCCCATCAAGTGCTCAG ACATGCTGAAGGATGTCATCCAAGAATATGATGAATATTTCCCAGAGATCGTTGAACGAGCAAGCTACGCTCTGGAGAAG ATGTTTCAAGTCAATCTGAAGGAAATTGATAAGCAAAGTAGCTTGTATATTC TCAGCACTCAAGAATCCTCTGCCGGCGTACTGGGAAC GACCAAGGATACACTCAAACTAGGTCTCCTCATGGTGCTTCTTAGCATCATCTTCATGAATGGAAATCGGTCCAGTGAGG CTGTCATCTGGGAGGTGCTGCGCAAGTTGGGGCTGCGCCCTGG GGTGAGGCACTCACCCTTTGGGGAAGTAAGGACGCTCATCACAGATGAGTTTGCGAAGCAGAA GTACCTGGAGTACAAGAGGCTTCCCAGTAGCAGACCACCTGAATACGAGT TCTGGGGCTTGCGCTCCTATCATGAGACTAGCAAGACGAAAGTCCTCAAGTTTGCATGCAAG GTGCAGAAGAAAGACCCCAAGGACTGGGCAAGAGCCCAAATGAGGATTGGAGAGGAAGCTGTGGCTGGGCCCTGGAATTAGGATGACATGGATATCGACTGCCTAACAAGGGAAGAGTTAGGTGATGATGCTCAGTCCTGGAGCagattttcatttgaaattcagGCCGGAGCCCAAGAAAATGCAGATGCCAGCACCAACGTCGACTTCAGCCAAGGAGATAGTATCAGGGCTAGCTTCACTGATGGTGCTAGTATTAGCTTCAGTAGTGCACCCAGCCCCAGTGGTGGCTTTGGTGGTAGAGCTGGCATTAACTTTGGTGGCACACCCAGCAGCAGTGCCAGCTTCAGTAGTACAGCCAGCATTTCTTTTGGTGGCACACCCAGCACTAGCACTAGTTTAAGTGGTGGAGCCAGCTGTAGCTCCAGTGGTACAGCCAGTACTAGCTCTAGTTTCAGCAGTGAAGCTAGCATTAGCTTTGGTGGCATACCTTGTACCAGTGCCAGCTTTGGTGGTGGGGTCAGTTCTAGTTTCAGTGGCCTACTCAATACCAGTACCAGTTTCATTGGTGGAGCTAGCTCTGGCTTTGGAGGCACATTCAGCACCACTGCTGGCTTCAGTGGTACACTCATTACCAGCACCAGCTTTGGCAGTGCACTCAGCACCAGTGCAGTCTTTAGTGGTGCACTTAGCACCAGCACTGGTTTTGGTGGCACACTCAGCACTAGTGTCTACTTTGGTGGCTATCCCAGCTCTGGTGCCAGCTTTGGTGGCACACTCAGTGCCAgtatctgctttggtggccctccTAGCACTGGCACCTGCTTTAGTGGTGCTACCAGTGCCAGTTTTGGTGATGGACCCAGCACCAGTGCTGGTTTCAGCTTTGGCAATAGGCTAAGCACCAATGCTGGATTTGGTGGTGGACTGAGCACAAGTCTTGGCTTTGGTGGTGGACTAGGCACCAGTGCTGGCTTTGGTGGTGGACGGAGCACCAGTGCTGGCTTTGGTAATGGACTGAGCACCAGCGCTGGCTTTGGTGGCAGACTGATTTCTGGTGATGGCTTTGGTGGTAGACTGGGCACCAATGCTGGCTTTGGCAGCACAATTGGCCCCAGTGTTGGTTTTAATGGTGGCCTCAGCATCAGTGATGGCTTTAGCGGTGGGCCTAACACCAGCTTCAATGGAGGAATGAGCACCATAATTGGCTTTGGCAGTGGTTCCAACACCAGCACTGGCTTTACTGGCGAACCTAGCACCAGCACCAGCTTCAATGGTGGACCCAGTTCTATTGTTGGCTTCGGCAGTGGACTGAGCACCAGTGCTGGCTTCAGCTGTGGACCAAGCAGTGGTGCTGGCTTTGGCAATGGACCGAGCAACGGTGCTGGCTTTCGTGGTGGAGCCACCAGCCTTGGTGCCTGTAGCTTCTCCTATGGCTAG